AAATTTACCGGATTGCCATTCTAACCGGTATTCTTTTGTTCCAGGCATTTCAAGGGCTTTTTGCCCAATCCCCCTATTTCCGTAATGTCAGAATGCCTGAATCGTTAAAGGAAACTATTATCAATTGCTTGTACCAGGATCCTGAGGGCCCGCTTCTTATAGGCACCAACCATGGATTATACCGTTATGATGGCCGCAATTTCACCCTGGCCGCAAATGCTGCTGAAGGCCTCAAACTCCAGGTGAGTGCCATCTATCGTGACCCCAGTCAGACATTATGGGTAGGAACCAGGAGCGGGAATATTTATAGAGCCATGGGTGATAGCCTGGTTAAGTTCGATCCCCAGGAGGGTTTACCCCAAAAAGCGATTACCGGATTTGTAACAGATAAAGGGGGCAACCTCTGGTTCTCAACATACGGGGAAGGCCTTTATTACTATAATGGCCGATATCTTTATAACCTGAATGCTGAGGACGGACTTACAGATGACTACTGTTATGGACTTATTGCCGATGATTATGGCCGCATCTGGTCAGGGACCGACAATGGAATCTCTGTTTGTTTTGTGAAAGAAAAATTGAAAAAAATTGAAAAAATAACTACAGATCAAGGTTTGCCGGATAATATTGCATTGAAACTGGCATTGGGGAAGAATGGTTTGGTATGGGTAGGCATGCAGGATGGTGGGATTTGTTCCGTCAATAGCAATTCCATGAAGGTTTATTACCCTGATATTGCTAAAAACTGGAAATATGGTCCGGTGGAAGATATCCTTATCTTTAATCAGACCTTATGGTTAAGCAGTAATAATCATGGGATACTGGAGATTGACCTGGCAATCAATGGAGCCCCCGTTTCTTTTACGCGGGGTGAGAAATTCAGTTTTAATAAAGTTAACCATCTATTGGCTGATAACCAAGGGAATAGCTGGATCACCACCAATAGTGAGCTGATATTCTCAGCAGGGCCGGGATTTAAAAGAATCAGCAATCCTGATATTCCAGCCCATTCAAATGTACAATCCATCCTTGCTGATCGAACGGGTAATGTATGGTTTAGTTGCGAAAACAGGCTTTGCAGGTTTTCACCCGGGGAAACTGGCAGTAATCGCCTCAAAGATTATCATGTACCGGTAAATCGTAAAATACATATTATCAGTCTCTATGAGGATTCGGCAGGATTCATCTGGGCCGGCACTTTTGGAGGGGGGCTCTTCAGAATTAATCCTTCTTCTGGCCGGGTGAGAATGATCAATGAAAAAGATGGCCTCACCAATGGTAATATCCTTTCCATCGCCGGGAAAGGAAATGAGATATGGCTGGCAACACTTGGTGGAGCATATCGATGCAGTATCCTTGGCCATCCGGATGTCGAAGATGTCAAACTCAAATTCGAAAATTTCGATCAAAAGTATGGCCCGGGAAACAATTATATATACAAGGTTTTTATCGATTCGAAAGGGAGAGTTTGGTTTGGAACTGATGGGAAAGGAATCGCTGTTTATGAAAAGGGTGTTTTTAAAGGCTTTGATGAAAAGGATGGGATACGAAGCAAAGTAGTTTATTCTATTTCGGAAGATGCTTCAGGGAACATTTGGTTTACTACTTCAAATGCGGGTGTTTACCGCTTCGATGGGAAAAAATTCAAGAACTATACAACTGCAGAGGGCCTAAGTGATATGCAAATCAGCTGCCTTCTTGCCGATCGGGAACATCATGTTTTCTTTGCCCATGATCGCGGAGTGGATATACTGGATATCAGGAATGGCTCTTTTATTTATTATGGAGAAGAACTGGGACTGGAAGCTATCAATCCAAACCTGAATGTTGTTACAATTT
This window of the Bacteroidales bacterium genome carries:
- a CDS encoding histidine kinase; amino-acid sequence: MNLAIKNDKIYRIAILTGILLFQAFQGLFAQSPYFRNVRMPESLKETIINCLYQDPEGPLLIGTNHGLYRYDGRNFTLAANAAEGLKLQVSAIYRDPSQTLWVGTRSGNIYRAMGDSLVKFDPQEGLPQKAITGFVTDKGGNLWFSTYGEGLYYYNGRYLYNLNAEDGLTDDYCYGLIADDYGRIWSGTDNGISVCFVKEKLKKIEKITTDQGLPDNIALKLALGKNGLVWVGMQDGGICSVNSNSMKVYYPDIAKNWKYGPVEDILIFNQTLWLSSNNHGILEIDLAINGAPVSFTRGEKFSFNKVNHLLADNQGNSWITTNSELIFSAGPGFKRISNPDIPAHSNVQSILADRTGNVWFSCENRLCRFSPGETGSNRLKDYHVPVNRKIHIISLYEDSAGFIWAGTFGGGLFRINPSSGRVRMINEKDGLTNGNILSIAGKGNEIWLATLGGAYRCSILGHPDVEDVKLKFENFDQKYGPGNNYIYKVFIDSKGRVWFGTDGKGIAVYEKGVFKGFDEKDGIRSKVVYSISEDASGNIWFTTSNAGVYRFDGKKFKNYTTAEGLSDMQISCLLADREHHVFFAHDRGVDILDIRNGSFIYYGEELGLEAINPNLNVVTISSSKLVWLGTQEGILRIEMPDDKRPQRPEVVLNKVSVFLGAENFMGIHKFTATQNHLSFFFNAIWFSSPELVTYQVKLEGYDLDWINTRENLVTYSSLQPGTYVFKVRASLKGNYANSEILSYKFTIEKPLWRKTWFILLVILVGTALAIAMVRIRELRFKQKEASEREKLLFQLQTLRSQVNPHFLFNSFSTLISVIDENKDLAIDYVQKLSQFFRNILEYRDRDLITLREELKLIETYIYLQRQRYGDHFRIELQIDTEYQSTLIPPMTLQMLVENAIKHNVVSPEKPLTVRIYADQNSLFIRNNLQRKKIVESSTGVGLMIIKNRYNLLGLDEINISETKDEYILQLPLIKP